A segment of the Chryseobacterium scophthalmum genome:
ATTTTTTTATTACCTACATTTGAATCATATTAATAGATAATGTACAAGAAGAAATTACCGGTTTCACTGGATTGCGGACTGCACCTTTTTATGGAGATCATCAATGGAAAATGGAAAATCAGTCTGATATGGTGTGTTTATTCTGGTATAAAACGTCCTGGCGAACTGCAGCGTAAGATGCCAAAAGCATCCAGACGGGTTTTAGACACACAATTAAAACAGTTGGTAGATCACGGAATTCTTACTAAAATAACCTATAATCAACGTCCTCTAAAAGTTGAATATGAATTGACCGAATTGGGAAAATCATTAATT
Coding sequences within it:
- a CDS encoding winged helix-turn-helix transcriptional regulator — its product is MYKKKLPVSLDCGLHLFMEIINGKWKISLIWCVYSGIKRPGELQRKMPKASRRVLDTQLKQLVDHGILTKITYNQRPLKVEYELTELGKSLIPTIKSTAQWGEDHREELEKLIDSNP